The Coffea arabica cultivar ET-39 chromosome 10e, Coffea Arabica ET-39 HiFi, whole genome shotgun sequence region tcagcaaatatatttggccaaataattgaCTGTCCAAACACACTCGATGAGttactaattaaaaaaaaattagtaagatATTTTGTTTAAATGAAAAACAAATTCCCAATTTGAATGCAAGATCacttttaacttttgaaagtATAAACGAAAAAAAGAAGCATAATAGGGATATAGACTATCAACCCATAAAATACCAAGCAAATTAAAATCTAGTcggacaattttcttttttatattttctttcttgaaCTTATTGAGTATACAGGTACtctgttgatttttttttattcaggaaaaattatagaaaaaagaaataggaaGAATAGCAATTTATAAGTAAGGTGTAATTTTCAGAAAATTTGTAAATGGTACGAGTTATTCTTCATAAATggtgaaaaaatttattttatagaaaaaaattaCGAATATCCTTGATGTACATATTAGCACTTGTACATGCACATACATCACagatgaatatttttttaaagtgtAACCCCTAAGTAAGAGGGTTCGAATCCGAAACATCTCACTTATATTTTCTCTTTCTCACATAGATGAACATTTGAATATACATATGTGTACATCTCTCAATTTTCAATGTGCATGTATTTATCAAAGTGTACATTTTTATTCATTAAGGTACACAttacaattaaataaataatatgcCCCTTGTTACGagaataattaatcatttaacaGTAAACTTATGATCTTTTTTAATCCATGATTAGTAACCAGACCCCGttcaaaaatttctcaaaaattacacCATACTTCTGAATTTCATTtctccttaattccttttaccaaaattttccaattatttattccagtattaagtgcaatcaaATTGTTCAATATAAAAAccaaaaaccaaaaagaaaattccagcatacgtatgaatttcaatttttccttttttcttttaccaaaattttccaattatttGTTCACTATTAAGTGCGGTCAAGTTGTTcaatataaaaacaaaaaacaaaattttttttttgagatgaAAAAGGTTAAAATTAAACTGACGACTATTTGGGCAATTTGCCCCGccatttcatttatttcttcCTTGCCCTTTCCGGCCATTACCTCCAACTCCGGCCCCTCTTCGAAAAAACACATTCCTTTCTGCCCTCGCATCATTATTATTCGACAGCCCAGCAGCCCACAAAGCAGGACAGATTATCCTAAAATCagccctttttgtttttctggCAGCATTTTCGTCTAGTCAGGAAGACGGGTATGTAAAATTCTTCTCCAAAATGGGAAGAAGAAACTCCCGCCATTCCTCGCTTTTGTTGGTATTATAGCTGATAGATAGATTGATTTAATTGATCGAACCAGAATGGAAGTTCCAGCAAGTTTAATCAGTAAAGTTCACAGTTCTTTCTCTGATGGCTTACATTTTGCAGCCCCGTTGCCTTCTTTAAGTACTAGTGAAATTGAATTGGTATGTTCAACTATTTCTtcctaaatttttttcttttttaaacatGGTTTATGAAGTAACCACAAGCTTTTGTAGAGTTGAAGTTTTGAATGTAGCCTTTTTCCATTTGGTTTTAGGTGAAAGGAGCGTTGCATATATGCCAAGGTTTCTCAAGTGATTTGTTTTATTGGGACCATATTGGGCAGTCTTTTCGAGTTAAAACTGGGATTTATGTATCCCATCTCACGCGGACGAGTCTTTACGGCATTCTTGATCAGTTCACCTATGCCGCTACTTGTTTAAAACTGGTGGAAATCCTTGTGAATAAGATTCACAAATCAGCTCGATCACCTCCACCTACTTTGCGAGCATTTGCTTGCTCTGTTTCTGCCTGGCTTAAAGTATGCATTTTTATACTATGTTAAAAGTTactgccttttgtttttttttttcatgcttATGATTGCTGGTTTCAAGACAAATGTTTCAATACCTGTTTGTTTGCTTCTGATTCTTTGGGTGTAGAAATTGCGAGATGTTGCTTTGAGAGAGGAAGAAAACATAAGTACCAGTGATGGTAAAATGATTGCAACCCTCTTGGGACTGTCGAGCTCTTTATCAAGGTATGAATACCACTGAGAGATTTTGTTGGATTAAGGAAATACATGGTTTCCCTAGTTGGGTGTCTTCGAGCAAATAAACCTCTCATCTCAAGAATCTTCCGTCTTCGTTGAAAAGATCACAGTTTCATCACGTCTCTTGCAAATTTAATTAGCAAAAACACCTGGTTTTTATATTGTTGTAGGACTTGAttcttgcttttacttttcCCTTCCATACTTTACTCTGTTGAGAGCACTGCAGTTGTTTTTGCTTTGTGGAACTTCTGTGTGGCCAGTGTTTTGTACTATACGTACTTCTGTCAACTAGATAGAAGCACAACTAGATGGACGCACTTTTTATATTGCCCTTTGTTGTCTAGTGCTTTGATATTAGCAGCTTGGTTCTCTTTCTGGAGTTTTCATTTTGTAATAGCTCCTGATTGTGTTTGTCTTTTGTAGTCTGTGCTCAGGAGCTGAGTATCTGTTGCAAATTGTGCATGAAGCTGTTCCAGGAGCCTATTTTGAACCCAATTCTTATATAGCAGCAGCAGATGTTGCTGTTTACATTCTTAATCAGCTATACAGAAAACTCGATGAAGTTTGTCTTGTGCAAGGGGGTGAGGTTGTGAAGCTATGTTGGTTGTGTCAAAGAGTTTCTGTACCCAGTTTCTGTGCATGCCTTGATTAAGCTTTGCTGATCCAAATAATGCTCTTTCAGGAGGATGCTTATCGGATGTTACTTTACATATTTACTGGGAGTCTACTGCCTTATGTTGAGGGTCTTGATTCTTGGCTTTTTGAAGGGACTCTCGACGACCCTTTTGAGGAGGTAAtacttcatgaaagttgtattgtGTATCTCTTGGTTGGAGCACGCTGTTACGAAAATGGTCAAGTTATGATACTTGTTTGGTGCTTGTTTTTCACAATTAATGACTCAATACTCAAAACTTGATTTGCCTATTGTATTGTGACCTTCTTTGAATCAGTTTGAACTGTATTCAATTTTGTGATAAGGATAAATGAGCAGTCAAAGAGTCAGCAAATCTGTGTAGGTAGTCCTGCAACATTTCTCTTAGGCAAAACATGACTTTCATCATTTCTTTATAAAGCAGGCATTTTGACTCAGTCTCCACTGtatacttgtgtatttggtcaTAATCTGCCTTTTTTGATCATTCTGTTTTTGCCAGATGTTCTTTTATGCTAACAAAGGAATTGCAATTGATGAGACTGAGTTTTGGGAGAAGAGCTATCTGCTAAGGACAGCAAAAATTAAAAACCTGGAGATCGGTTCCTCATCTGATGTTTTActaaaagacaaaaaagatattACTGGAAGAGAGTCGATTTCTACGAGAGAAAAAGAGGGGGGGGAGATAGAACATCATGTTTGTCCTTTGTTCATTAAGGACATGGGTAAGGCAATTGTTTCTGCTGGGAAGTCCTTGCAGCTTATACGACATGCACCTTTGCCATCACTTTCAGATGTACCTGCCGATAACCATGAGATTAGGCGGTGTATAGCTGGTTTGACTTTATCAGAGGTCTTTTGCGTGTCATTGGCGGCACTGATTGGTCATAGCGATCACATATCTGAATATGTTTGGCGTGATAATTTGATTGTTTCTTCATTTGAATCTCCTGTGGGAAAggagaaagaagagagaaatgGCGAGATTTTACCATTTATATCATCAGATAAGGTCTGGTATAAAATCTTGGCCAATGTATTGGGGCAGAAAAGAGAGATTGTTTCAGGATCTACACATATAGATACGGATGTCTTTAGCTTACAGAAAGAAAAACTAGGTCCTGATGGAGTTGATGATGTTCCTTGTGTTGGAACATATTGTCCTCAAAATCCTGCTATAACTGTTTGTCAGAGATTTCTTTACGGGAATAAGGATGCTCAGAGTGCATTAAGTTTGTCTAGAAATTTGTATCTTCCTCCTTTAGATGAcaaggaattaagaaaggctGTATTTTACAAAAATAGTGGATCTTGTTCTGAGGAAAAAAGCACAGATTTTACTTTTGGCTTTTGGTTTGATGAATCTGAATATGTTCGTAGACAGGAAGAAACAAAAATGTTAGAGATGCTATTTCCATTTATGACTTTGCTTCCATCTTTTCAGGTATAGCTATTTTGTTATTACTATGTTTGTCACAGTAGTTTTTAGAACATTTGAAATCTGAGCAATTCTTTCTGTGGCGGAACAGGAGGACCTTCACATTTCAGAGTTTTTGCCATTTGAGAAAAATAGTACCCTTCCATCAAGAATTCTAAGTTGGATGCAGAGTGCTGAACCAAAGGTTACCCCACTTCCTGTTGTTATTCTACAGGAATGCCTTATTGCCTACATCAAGAAACAGGTGGACTGCACAATTATTTTTGGTTTTCGGTGTCTTATTTGTTGCCTACATTCTTAAGGCTGAATTATATTTAGAAGTTATTTTCATTAATCTACAGGCAGATTATATTGGTAGGATTATATTGTCAAAGCTACTATATGACTGGAGATTGCTGGATGAGCTAGAAGTATTACGCGCCATATATTTGTTAGGTTCAGGTATTCTAGGATATTGGTCAAACGGATACTTCTAGCAATCTTGGGTGTTATCAGAAAATACCATTCATTGATTGAAAGCTTGAAACCTTTTTATTACAGGGGATCTTCTGCAACATTTTTTGGTAGTGATTTTTAACAAGTTAGATAAAGGAGAATCGTTAGATGATGATTTTGAGTTGAACACCATATTGCAGGTGCACATGCTGAACCTTTAACCATATTTGTACTATTGTGCTGTACTGTCCTGATTTTACATTTCTTCCTTCCCATGAATGATCTATATTTGTCATGCTATAATGTTCATTGGAAGCCTGTTCTCTTTTTCTGAATGAGGGAAACTGGTTAGTTGTCTCTTTTTTTGTTggtgcatttttcttcaaattatcTTCACAGGTTGGTGTTTTAATACTACTTAACTGATAATGGGACTAGCAAGTGACCGTGTTTGCTTGGTGAGGGTGAATATACATTTAGTGCCTCAATAATGACAATGCTTATGTTTACTTCAGGAATCTATTAGAAACTCTGCTGATGGCTCACTTCTGAGCACACCTGATTCATTGGTTGTGTCCATCACAAAAAACTCTGATTTAAGTGAGGATGAACAACATGGTGCATCTATCCAAATCTCAACTCCTCGCAAAAGTCGACTACAGACCATGGGAATTGATGTCCTTCAGTCACTAAATTTTACATACAAGGTAGGCAGTATGATTTATATGCATGCTTCTGCTTTCAAGAGGTGCCTGCTGTTTGCGAGCTGTCAAGCACTTCTACTTCATTTACCTTGAATAATACCTTGTTGATGAACATCTTAAGTGCACATGTTTCTTGAATATACAGGTCTCCTGGCCACTTGAACTTCTAGCTAATGTAGATGCACTAAAGAAGTATAACCAGGTACCTAATTGGCTTC contains the following coding sequences:
- the LOC113712286 gene encoding uncharacterized protein isoform X1, with amino-acid sequence MEVPASLISKVHSSFSDGLHFAAPLPSLSTSEIELVKGALHICQGFSSDLFYWDHIGQSFRVKTGIYVSHLTRTSLYGILDQFTYAATCLKLVEILVNKIHKSARSPPPTLRAFACSVSAWLKKLRDVALREEENISTSDGKMIATLLGLSSSLSSLCSGAEYLLQIVHEAVPGAYFEPNSYIAAADVAVYILNQLYRKLDEVCLVQGGEEDAYRMLLYIFTGSLLPYVEGLDSWLFEGTLDDPFEEMFFYANKGIAIDETEFWEKSYLLRTAKIKNLEIGSSSDVLLKDKKDITGRESISTREKEGGEIEHHVCPLFIKDMGKAIVSAGKSLQLIRHAPLPSLSDVPADNHEIRRCIAGLTLSEVFCVSLAALIGHSDHISEYVWRDNLIVSSFESPVGKEKEERNGEILPFISSDKVWYKILANVLGQKREIVSGSTHIDTDVFSLQKEKLGPDGVDDVPCVGTYCPQNPAITVCQRFLYGNKDAQSALSLSRNLYLPPLDDKELRKAVFYKNSGSCSEEKSTDFTFGFWFDESEYVRRQEETKMLEMLFPFMTLLPSFQEDLHISEFLPFEKNSTLPSRILSWMQSAEPKVTPLPVVILQECLIAYIKKQADYIGRIILSKLLYDWRLLDELEVLRAIYLLGSGDLLQHFLVVIFNKLDKGESLDDDFELNTILQESIRNSADGSLLSTPDSLVVSITKNSDLSEDEQHGASIQISTPRKSRLQTMGIDVLQSLNFTYKVSWPLELLANVDALKKYNQVMIFLLKVKRAKFVLDKARRWMWKDRSTATTTRKRHWLLEQKLLHFVNAFHQYVMDRVYHSAWRELCEGVAAARSLDEVIEVHESYLLSIQRQCFVVPDKLWALIASRINNILGLALDFYSIQQTLSSGGAVSAIKTRCEMEVDRIERQFDECIAFLLRILSFKLNVGQFPHLADLVTRINYNYFYMSDSGSLMTTSGSDVITSR
- the LOC113712286 gene encoding uncharacterized protein isoform X2, encoding MEVPASLISKVHSSFSDGLHFAAPLPSLSTSEIELVKGALHICQGFSSDLFYWDHIGQSFRVKTGIYVSHLTRTSLYGILDQFTYAATCLKLVEILVNKIHKSARSPPPTLRAFACSVSAWLKKLRDVALREEENISTSDGKMIATLLGLSSSLSSLCSGAEYLLQIVHEAVPGAYFEPNSYIAAADVAVYILNQLYRKLDEVCLVQGGEEDAYRMLLYIFTGSLLPYVEGLDSWLFEGTLDDPFEEMFFYANKGIAIDETEFWEKSYLLRTAKIKNLEIGSSSDVLLKDKKDITGRESISTREKEGGEIEHHVCPLFIKDMGKAIVSAGKSLQLIRHAPLPSLSDVPADNHEIRRCIAGLTLSEVFCVSLAALIGHSDHISEYVWRDNLIVSSFESPVGKEKEERNGEILPFISSDKVWYKILANVLGQKREIVSGSTHIDTDVFSLQKEKLGPDGVDDVPCVGTYCPQNPAITVCQRFLYGNKDAQSALSLSRNLYLPPLDDKELRKAVFYKNSGSCSEEKSTDFTFGFWFDESEYVRRQEETKMLEMLFPFMTLLPSFQEDLHISEFLPFEKNSTLPSRILSWMQSAEPKVTPLPVVILQECLIAYIKKQADYIGRIILSKLLYDWRLLDELEVLRAIYLLGSGDLLQHFLVVIFNKLDKGESLDDDFELNTILQESIRNSADGSLLSTPDSLVVSITKNSDLSEDEQHGASIQISTPRKSRLQTMGIDVLQSLNFTYKVSWPLELLANVDALKKYNQVMIFLLKVKRAKFVLDKARRWMWKDRSTATTTRKRHWLLEQKLLHFVNAFHQYITVHGVNSVKVLQQLGLWMKSLKCMNPIFCQFRDSALLFLTSCGH